The following proteins are co-located in the Xyrauchen texanus isolate HMW12.3.18 chromosome 41, RBS_HiC_50CHRs, whole genome shotgun sequence genome:
- the kcnj12a gene encoding ATP-sensitive inward rectifier potassium channel 12, protein MSVGRIGRYSVVSTEEDGLRLTTMHGGGMNGYGNGKIHTRRKCRNRFVKKNGQCNVQFTNMDEKSQRYLADMFTTCVDIRWRYMLIAFTLVFVISWLAFGLAFWVIALLHGDLDNPAGDDNFTPCVLQVNGFIAAFLFSIETQTTIGYGFRCVTEECPLAVFLVVFQSIVGSIIDCFMIGAIMAKMARPKKRAQTLLFSNNAVIAMRDGRLCLMWRVGNLRKSHIVEAHVRAQLIKPRVTAEGEYIPLDQLDINVGFDKGLDRIFLVSPITILHQIDQESPLFGLSKQDLETADFEIVVILEGMVEATAMTAQARSSYLASEVLWGHRFESVLFEEKNQYKVDYSHFHKTYEVSSTPRCSAKDMMENKYLVVPSANSFCYENELAILSHEEEEDESSERIKPERAMSLSPERTPRHDFDRLQTPRCREQMSYRRESEI, encoded by the coding sequence ATGAGCGTGGGTCGGATCGGTCGTTACAGTGTCGTGTCGACAGAGGAGGATGGTCTGCGTCTAACGACCATGCACGGTGGAGGGATGAATGGATACGGCAATGGCAAAATCCACACTAGGCGGAAATGTCGCAACCGTTTTGTGAAAAAGAATGGGCAGTGCAATGTGCAGTTCACCAACATGGACGAGAAGTCCCAGCGCTACCTGGCGGACATGTTTACCACCTGCGTGGACATCCGTTGGCGCTACATGCTAATTGCTTTCACGCTTGTCTTTGTAATTTCCTGGTTGGCGTTTGGATTGGCATTTTGGGTTATCGCACTTCTTCACGGTGACCTGGACAACCCGGCAGGTGACGATAACTTTACGCCGTGTGTCTTGCAGGTGAACGGTTTCATCGCTGCATTCCTGTTCTCCATTGAGACGCAAACGACTATCGGTTATGGTTTCCGTTGCGTCACGGAGGAGTGTCCTCTTGCGGTGTTTCTCGTGGTCTTCCAGTCTATCGTGGGCAGCATTATCGACTGCTTCATGATCGGCGCCATCATGGCCAAAATGGCCCGGCCCAAGAAGCGAGCACAAACTCTACTGTTCTCAAATAACGCAGTCATCGCCATGCGTGACGGAAGACTGTGCTTAATGTGGCGGGTAGGGAACCTACGAAAGAGTCACATCGTAGAGGCACACGTTCGGGCACAGCTCATCAAACCGCGCGTCACGGCCGAAGGCGAGTACATTCCGCTTGACCAACTGGACATAAACGTTGGCTTTGATAAAGGACTCGACCGCATCTTCCTTGTCTCGCCAATCACCATCCTTCATCAAATCGACCAGGAGAGCCCCCTGTTTGGCCTCAGTAAGCAGGACCTTGAAACGGCAGATTTTGAGATCGTAGTGATCTTGGAAGGCATGGTGGAAGCAACGGCCATGACGGCACAGGCTCGAAGCTCGTATCTGGCCAGCGAGGTCCTCTGGGGGCACCGATTTGAGTCTGTGCTGTTTGAGGAGAAGAACCAATACAAAGTCGACTACTCACACTTCCACAAGACATACGAGGTGTCGTCCACTCCTCGCTGTAGTGCCAAGGACATGATGGAAAACAAGTACCTCGTCGTGCCCAGCGCCAACTCGTTCTGCTACGAGAACGAGCTGGCGATACTGAGCCACGAAGAGGAAGAGGATGAAAGTTCAGAGAGGATCAAGCCAGAGCGAGCGATGAGCCTCAGCCCTGAGAGAACGCCGCGGCATGACTTCGATCGGCTGCAGACTCCCCGTTGCAGAGAGCAAATGTCATACCGTCGGGAATCTGAGATATGA